A DNA window from Setaria viridis chromosome 2, Setaria_viridis_v4.0, whole genome shotgun sequence contains the following coding sequences:
- the LOC117843221 gene encoding peroxidase 2, producing the protein MAAKLAVLTVLALLGSVSCQSGYGGYGYGDGNPTPPPPPTYPPTPSPPTYPPTPSPPTYPPTPSPPPYSSPPPTPSPPAAGLRVGYYDGKCPGAEGVVREAVRGANASIKAGLVRMFFHDCFVEGCDASVLLKPTDANRQPEMLGIPNLSLRGFEVIDAAKAKLEAECPGVVSCADIVAFAGRDASYFLSGSAISFAMPAGRYDGNVSLASKTLPNLPPPFADVPRLKAMFAAKGLDTVDMVALSGAHSIGSSHCSSFPDRLSNTSDMDRTLAAKLKANCTSPTGSDNLVAQDYKTPDQLDNEYYMNVINRKVLFASDAALLKSNETIPLVYAAAISPKLWQRKFGEAMVKMGAVEVKTAANGEIRKVCGFINNPYSG; encoded by the exons ATGGCCGCTAAGCTCGCCGTTCTCACCGTACTCGCGCTGCTCGGCTCCGTGTCGTGCCAATCCGGCTACGGCGGCTACGGCTATGGCGACGGCaaccccaccccgccgccgccacccacttATCCTCCGACGCCGAGCCCACCCACTTATCCTCCGACACCGAGCCCACCCACCTATCCTCCGACACCGAGCCCACCCCCttattcttctcctcctcccacacctagcccgccggccgccgggctcAGGGTCGGATACTACGACGGCAAGTGCCCCGGAGCGGAAGGCGTCGTGAGGGAGGCCGTGCGCGGCGCCAACGCTAGCATCAAAGCAGGGCTCGTCCGCATgttcttccacgactgcttcgtcgaG GGCTGCGACGCCTCCGTTCTGCTGAAGCCGACCGACGCCAACCGGCAGCCGGAGATGCTGGGCATCCCGAACCTGAGCCTGCGCGGCTTCGAGGTCATCGACGCGGCGAAGGCAAAGCTCGAGGCGGAGTGCCCTGGCGTCGTGTCCTGCGCTGACATCGTCGCCTtcgccggccgcgacgccaGCTACTTCCTCAGCGGCAGCGCCATCAGCTTCGCCATGCCCGCGGGCCGCTACGACGGCAACGTGTCCCTCGCCAGCAAGACCCTCCCCAACCTGCCCCCGCCGTTcgccgacgtcccgcgcctcaaGGCCATGTTCGCCGCCAAGGGGCTCGACACCGTCGACATGGTCGCACTCTCCGGCGCGCACAGCATCGGCAGCTCCCACTGCTCCTCCTTCCCCGACCGCCTCAGCAACACCTCGGACATGGACCGCACGCTCGCCGCCAAGCTCAAGGCCAACTGCACGTCGCCGACCGGCTCCGACAACTTGGTGGCGCAGGACTACAAGACCCCCGACCAGCTGGACAACGAGTACTACATGAACGTGATCAACCGCAAGGTGCTCTTCGCGTCGGACGCCGCGCTCCTCAAGTCGAACGAGACGATCCCACTGGTGTACGCGGCCGCCATCTCTCCGAAGCTGTGGCAGCGCAAGTTCGGGGAGGCCATGGTGAAGATGGGCGCCGTCGAGGTCAAGACCGCCGCCAATGGGGAGATCAGGAAGGTGtgcggcttcatcaacaacccaTACTCCGGCTGA
- the LOC117843280 gene encoding peroxidase 2 isoform X2 encodes MMADKHAALITMLALLAPMACQGFTTFPILCSGEWVRPIKKIVPILRFLGDFVCPDGSRPTPIPSPRPPSPAPTGIGLSVGYYNSSYSNYSCPNAKTIVKKAVEDAIYRDGRGIGAGLIHLFFHDCFVRGCDASILLDPTSDNQQPEKFGIPNFPSMRGYEVIDAAKAELEAKCPGKVSCADIVAFAARDASYFLSGGGINFDMPAGRYDGNVSLASETLPNLPPPFAGLQQLEKMFADKGLDSFDMVTLSGAHSIGRSHCSSFSRDRLPPSATSDMDPAFAAGLQANCSSANGADNTVVEDHETPDVLDNQYYQNVLDRKVLFTSDAALTSKDMTNNLVRVYAIFPWLWQQKFEEAMVKMSRIEVKTAATGEIRRTCRAVNSKP; translated from the exons ATGATGGCTGATAAGCACGCTGCCCTCATCACCATGCTTGCGCTCCTCGCGCCAATGGCGTGCCAGGGCTTCACCACTTTCCCTATCCTCTGCTCGGGAGAGTGGGTTCGCCCAATAAAGAAAATCGTTCCAATCTTACGGTTTTTGGGTGACTTTGTCTGCCCTGATGGCTCGAGGCCCACCCCTATCCCTTCTCCAAGGCCCCCAAGCCCTGCTCCCACTGGAATAGGGCTTAGTGTCGGGTACTACAACAGCAGCTACTCGAATTACTCGTGCCCTAACGCGAAAACCATCGTCAAGAAGGCTGTGGAGGACGCCATCTACAGGGACGGGCGTGGCATTGGCGCAGGGCTCATTCATCTCTTCTTTCACGACTGCTTCGTTCGG GGTTGCGATGCGTCCATTCTGCTCGATCCAACCAGCGACAACCAGCAGCCGGAGAAGTTCGGCATACCCAACTTCCCGAGCATGCGCGGCTACGAGGTGATCGACGCCGCCAAGGCGGAGCTCGAGGCGAAATGCCCCGGCAAGGTCTCGTGCGCGGACATCGTCGCCTTCGCCGCCCGCGACGCGTCCTACTtcctcagcggcggcggcatcaacTTCGACATGCCCGCGGGCCGCTACGACGGCAACGTGTCCCTGGCCAGCGAGACCCTCCCcaacctgccgccgccgttcgccggCCTCCAGCAGCTCGAGAAGATGTTCGCCGACAAAGGGCTCGACAGCTTCGACATGGTGAcgctctccggcgcgcacaGCATCGGGCGCTCCCACTGCTCGTCCTTCAGCCGCGACCGCCTCCCTCCCAGCGCCACCTCCGACATGGACCCGGCGTTCGCCGCCGGGCTGCAGGCTAACTGCTCGTCGGCGAACGGCGCCGACAACACGGTGGTGGAGGACCACGAGACCCCCGACGTCCTGGACAACCAGTACTACCAGAACGTGCTCGACCGCAAGGTCCTCTTCACGTCGGACGCCGCGCTCACCTCCAAGGACATGACCAACAACCTGGTGCGTGTCTACGCGATCTTTCCGTGGCTGTGGCAGCAGAAGTTCGAAGAAGCCATGGTGAAGATGAGCCGCATCGAGGTCAAGACAGCCGCCACCGGGGAGATCAGGAGGACGTGCCGCGCCGTCAACAGCAAGCCGTGA
- the LOC117843280 gene encoding peroxidase 2 isoform X1 translates to MVAVTLPAILTVLALLGSVACQGGYGDGNPAPAPQPHAYPPARPQPPPSPPTTSRPPSYPTTSPNPPPPPKILQPLTYPPTNSNSPPPKPPRPPTYPPTNSSPPPPKTPQAPAYPPASPSSPPPKPTQPPTYPPTSPRSPPPKAPQPPAYPPMSPSPSPPPPKTSQPPAYPPTSPNPPPPKASQLPLYPPTSPNPPPPKASQSPTYPPTSSSPPPPILTPPPSPSDAEKKLKIGYYKNKCDHHVDVEAIVRKHVGSFNDSMKAGLIRLFFHDCFTRGCDASILLDPTSDNQQPEKFGIPNFPSMRGYEVIDAAKAELEAKCPGKVSCADIVAFAARDASYFLSGGGINFDMPAGRYDGNVSLASETLPNLPPPFAGLQQLEKMFADKGLDSFDMVTLSGAHSIGRSHCSSFSRDRLPPSATSDMDPAFAAGLQANCSSANGADNTVVEDHETPDVLDNQYYQNVLDRKVLFTSDAALTSKDMTNNLVRVYAIFPWLWQQKFEEAMVKMSRIEVKTAATGEIRRTCRAVNSKP, encoded by the exons ATGGTGGCCGTTACGCTCCCTGCCATCCTCACAGTGCTCGCTTTGCTCGGTTCCGTCGCATGCCAAGGCGGCTACGGAGACGGCAACCCAGCGCCAGCGCCACAACCGCACGCTTACCCGCCGGCCAGACCACAaccgcctccttcccctccgACCACCTCACGGCCACCTTCATATCCTACGACGAGTCcaaatccaccaccaccacctaagATCCTACAACCACTCACTTATCCTCCGACGAATTCGAATTCACCACCACCTAAACCCCCACGGCCACCCACCTATCCTCCAACGAATTCGAGCCCGCCACCACCTAAGACCCCACAGGCACCTGCCTATCCTCCGGCGAGTCCAAGTTCACCACCACCTAAGCCCACACAGCCACCTACCTATCCTCCAACAAGTCCGAGGTCACCACCACCTAAGGCTCCACAGCCACCCGCCTATCCTCCTATGAGTCCGAGCCCGAGTCCTCCACCTCCTAAGACCTCACAGCCACCCGCCTATCCTCCTACGAGTCCGAACCCACCACCACCTAAAGCCTCACAGCTACCCCTGTATCCTCCTACTAGTCCAAATCCACCACCACCTAAGGCCTCACAGTCACCCACCTATCCTCCGACAAGTTCGAGCCCACCACCACCTATTCTCACACCCCCACCCAGTCCAAGTGATGCTGAGAAGAAACTCAAGATCGGATACTACAAGAACAAATGTGATCATCACGTGGATGTGGAGGCTATCGTAAGGAAACATGTCGGAAGCTTCAACGATAGCATGAAAGCGGGGCTTATCCGCCTCTTCTTTCACGACTGCTTTACCCGG GGTTGCGATGCGTCCATTCTGCTCGATCCAACCAGCGACAACCAGCAGCCGGAGAAGTTCGGCATACCCAACTTCCCGAGCATGCGCGGCTACGAGGTGATCGACGCCGCCAAGGCGGAGCTCGAGGCGAAATGCCCCGGCAAGGTCTCGTGCGCGGACATCGTCGCCTTCGCCGCCCGCGACGCGTCCTACTtcctcagcggcggcggcatcaacTTCGACATGCCCGCGGGCCGCTACGACGGCAACGTGTCCCTGGCCAGCGAGACCCTCCCcaacctgccgccgccgttcgccggCCTCCAGCAGCTCGAGAAGATGTTCGCCGACAAAGGGCTCGACAGCTTCGACATGGTGAcgctctccggcgcgcacaGCATCGGGCGCTCCCACTGCTCGTCCTTCAGCCGCGACCGCCTCCCTCCCAGCGCCACCTCCGACATGGACCCGGCGTTCGCCGCCGGGCTGCAGGCTAACTGCTCGTCGGCGAACGGCGCCGACAACACGGTGGTGGAGGACCACGAGACCCCCGACGTCCTGGACAACCAGTACTACCAGAACGTGCTCGACCGCAAGGTCCTCTTCACGTCGGACGCCGCGCTCACCTCCAAGGACATGACCAACAACCTGGTGCGTGTCTACGCGATCTTTCCGTGGCTGTGGCAGCAGAAGTTCGAAGAAGCCATGGTGAAGATGAGCCGCATCGAGGTCAAGACAGCCGCCACCGGGGAGATCAGGAGGACGTGCCGCGCCGTCAACAGCAAGCCGTGA
- the LOC117845798 gene encoding peroxidase 2, which yields MAAAKLAALTVALLAFAGPVASQQDSGGILCLGGWVRPIPVVGGMICPGNMIPSPKIDPKPSPAPTGAGLRVGYYNSCPDAEGIVRKVVRDAVAKEPGMGAGLIRLFFHDCFVRGCDASVLLVNSSGSSDPSEMFGPPNRDSLRGFGVIDAAKAALEAACPNAVSCADIMAFAARDASFVLSNGRINFAMPGGRHDGRVSLASETTDVLPGPFTDLQTIKNMFASKGLDTKDVVTLSGAHTVGHARCGFISSDRPDMNATLARDLRNKCRSGNNNTAVVQDYKTPNILDSQYYQNVNDNAVLFQSDAALSSGETQPLVDIYAADSSGNRWETEFAAAMVKMGNIEVKTSPGADAEIRKNCSIYN from the exons ATGGCTGCTGCCAAGCTTGCCGCCCTGACCGTCGCCTTGCTCGCGTTCGCCGGGCCCGTGGCGTCCCAGCAGGACTCCGGCGGCATCCTTTGCTTGGGCGGATGGGTTCGTCCAATCCCAGTTGTGGGTGGCATGATCTGCCCCGGAAACATGATCCCGAGCCCTAAAATTGATCCGAAGCCGAGTCCTGCCCCCACAGGGGCGGGGCTCAGGGTCGGCTACTACAACTCGTGCCCCGACGCGGAAGGTATTGTGAGGAAGGTCGTGAGGGACGCCGTCGCCAAAGAACCTGGCATGGGTGCCGGTCTCATTCGGCTCTTCTTCCACGACTGTTTCGTACGG GGGTGTGATGCTTCCGTTCTCCTCGTGAACTCGAGCGGCTCCAGCGACCCGTCAGAGATGTTCGGCCCACCAAACAGAGACAGCCTACGGGGATTCGGCGTGATCGACGCGGCCAAGGCGGCGCTCGAGGCGGCCTGCCCCAACGCCGTCTCGTGCGCGGACATCATGGCCTTCGCCGCCCGCGACGCGTCCTTCGTCCTCAGCAACGGCAGGATCAACTTCGCCAtgcccggcggccgccacgACGGGCGCGTGTCCCTCGCCTCCGAGACCACCGACGTCCTGCCTGGGCCCTTCACCGACCTCCAGACGATCAAGAACATGTTCGCCTCCAAGGGCCTCGACACCAAGGACGTGGTCAcgctctccggcgcgcacaCCGTCGGCCACGCCCGCTGTGGGTTCATCTCCTCCGACCGCCCGGACATGAACGCCACCCTCGCCAGAGATCTCAGGAACAAGTGCAGGAGTGGCAACAACAACACTGCTGTGGTGCAGGACTACAAAACCCCTAACATCCTGGACAGCCAGTACTACCAGAACGTGAACGACAATGCTGTGCTGTTTCAGTCGGACGCCGCGCTGAGCTCGGGTGAAACGCAGCCTCTGGTGGATATCTACGCCGCCGATTCATCAGGGAACAGGTGGGAGACCGAGttcgcggcggcgatggtgaaGATGGGCAACATCGAGGTGAAGACCAGCCCCGGCGCGGACGCCGAGATCAGGAAGAATTGCTCGATTTACAACTAG
- the LOC117843180 gene encoding peroxidase 2, whose translation MAASKKLATAAVLVSLLALLVGPSAGLLGSGPGCSVFVGWPVLSILNSLICGLLGGNYTPPVRRNPPTGKELSFGYYNNPNNTASYCPGAEAAVTGAVKKAIDQQGRGVGAGLIRLFFHDAFVRGCDASVLLKNTVAAGDNTEREGPPNKDSLRGFDVIDAAKEATKAACGGRNVVSCADILAFAARDASDILSGGRIKFAMPAGRFDGRESFASETNQLPGPDSTLENLKEMFDAQGLSEADMVTLSGAHSIGRARCLFFTNRLSDMNSGYAGQLRAACKSPDTRVDQDPFSPDFDPDNLDNQYYKNIDKFVLFNSDAVLFSPGTTKEQVKANADNATKWEADFAAAMVRMGNIGVKTTQVAGLTEIREVCWRVNNA comes from the exons ATGGCTGCCAGCAAGAagcttgccaccgccgccgtcctcgtcaGCTTGCTGGCGCTCCTCGTCGGGCCCTCGGCGGGCCTGCTGGGCTCAGGACCCGGCTGCTCCGTCTTCGTAGGCTGGCCGGTCCTCTCGATCTTGAACTCCCTCATATGTGGGCTCCTGGGCGGCAATTACACTCCCCCCGTCCGGAGGAATCCGCCTACAGGCAAGGAGCTCAGTTTCGGCTACTACAATAACCCCAACAACACGGCCTCCTACTGCCCCGGCGCGGAAGCCGCCGTGACGGGCGCCGTGAAGAAGGCCATCGACCAGCAGGGCCGCGGCGTTGGCGCCGGCCTCATCCGCCTCTTCTTCCACGACGCCTTCGTCCGG GGCTGCGATGCCTCCGTCCTCCTCAAGAACACGGTCGCCGCGGGGGACAACACGGAGAGGGAAGGCCCTCCCAACAAGGACAGCCTGCGCGGGTTCGACGTGATCGACGCGGCCAAGGAGGCGACCAAGGCCGCCTGCGGCGGCCGCAACGTGGTTTCgtgcgccgacatcctcgcctTCGCTGCCCGCGACGCGTCCGACATCCTCAGCGGCGGCAGGATCAAGTTCGCCATGCCGGCGGGGCGGTTCGACGGGCGCGAGTCCTTCGCCAGCGAGACCAACCAGCTGCCCGGGCCGGACTCCACCCTGGAGAACCTCAAGGAGATGTTCGACGCCCAGGGGCTCAGCGAAGCCGACATGGTCACCCTCTCCGGCGCGCACAGCATCGGCCGCGCCCGCTGCCTGTTCTTCACGAACCGCCTGTCTGACATGAACTCCGGGTACGCCGGTCAGCTGAGGGCGGCCTGCAAGAGCCCCGACACCAGGGTGGACCAGGACCCCTTCAGCCCCGACTTCGACCCCGACAACCTGGACAACCAGTACTACAAGAACATCGACAAGTTCGTGCTGTTCAACTCGGACGCCGTGCTCTTCTCGCCGGGGACGACCAAGGAGCAGGTGAAGGCGAACGCCGACAATGCGACCAAGTGGGAGGCCGACttcgcggcggcgatggtgagGATGGGCAACATCGGGGTCAAGACCACCCAGGTCGCCGGCCTCACCGAGATCAGGGAGGTGTGCTGGAGGGTCAACAACGCTTAG